TCATTCAAACATTTATCTGGTAAATCCAGAAAATGGATTCAATATAAAAGTTTATTCCGGGGATTTTAATTTGAAAATGGAATTCAAGGGTAATAACAGTCACTATCAGTCGATACCGAAACATATCAAGAAAACTGACATTGATGAATACCAAAACATTGGCAATACATATTCGGTTGTTTATGCACTCTTTTTGATCAATGATAATGTTATCACATCATTTTACAAAAATGTACCCATTATGGAAAAGCCAAAAGCGCCATACTATTTCGATGTGTTTTCAAAAGATGGCGAAAAACGGTCTTCTGGAAGTCTCCCGTTCCCATTGTTCGGTAGAGATGATAGCAACAACCTTTTTCTATATGTTAAAGTCGAGAGTAATTCCTTTTTTGGTGATGATGACTATTACCTTGTAGCAATCAGTGTTGCAGAACTCTCAAGGGGTGTTGTAGATAGAGAATATGTTTTGCACAGAATTAATGCAAGCAAAAAGGATTAATGCTTGATGAGATGGTCATACAGAGAAATCTCTAAACCAGGGATGACGGGTATGCGTTGGGCAATATCGGGTTTTTTCTTCTTTCTTGCGATCATAAAAATTAACTCGATGTTGAGATTTGGAATTACGCCATATGAACAATTTGTAATTATGACAGGTTTACCAGAAGTATTTAAGTATTATGGAGCAGTAGCATGTTTAGTTGAGTTATATTTAGCCATAGGGATATGGATAAAACAAACTTTCAATTCAGCTGTTGGTGTAGCCGTTGGTTTGTCTTGTTGTGGAGCCGCATTAAGTATTTACTCGTTGGTTCTGAAGAAAACAACAGACTGTCACTGTGGACTCTTGGGGGATAATGAATATAGCTTGCTTGGTCAAAAACTCATCATTATTGGAGCGCTGCTGCTTTTAGCAAAAAACAGGGAACGCCTCACTTTTTAGTAAAAAAAATTCGCAAATAACACTAGTGTCGAGTCAAGCATGTATTGTCACAACCAAGCCTGGTCCTTTTCGCTGTTAGCTGCGTTAAATATTTAAACCATAGCTACGGCTATGCTAAAAATATTTGCCTTGCTACCAACGAAAATTCCTGCGTCTTTTTGGACACTACACAGTAGACTCGACACTAGTCAATAACAATAAGCTTCTCAAAGAGTTTTTTATTCTGTTTTAACTTGTCCTCATTCCCGTAAACACAGATCGTGCTGTTGTTTAAAATATCTGCCACCATTTGATCATACGCTTTTATGTCTGCCAGAGTTGTCGACAGGACAGCATCACGCTCAGACTGCAATTGGGCACGACTGGTTTTGCTGAAAAAGCGAGCGACTGCCACACCACCCCTTTGAGAGGATGTTAACGGACGATCCATTCCTGAAATGGTACCAATAATGAAACGGGTCATTTCTGTGTCATCAAGATCAAGTGAACTTAAAAAGGCAGGAGTATTAGAATAATTTACAAGGGTTTCTGTAAGATTGGGATCTCGATAGGATCCAAAATAAACCCGACCGGAAGGTGAAAAGCGAGCAAAACCACCATAGGCCCCACCAATCACCCGGACCTGATTTTTAAGCCATTCCCTGGAAATTATCTGATTCAACACAAGGATCTGGCCATCCCATTGATATCCAAGATCAGTAAAATCACCACCCTGTAAGACATATTGAACCTTTGAAGCTGCCATTAATCCCTCGTTTTTCAAAGTAGAGCGCAAGCGCCAGTCCAGATATACAGGTTTATTATTTGGCAGCCGTTTTGAAAAAGAACGAAGCTCTTTTTTAAACGGTTTTAAAGCCTCCCCAGAACAGGTTACCGATGCAACTAAGTTCTTGCGTGAAAAAAGTAATTCAGAGACATTTTGTAAATCTGAAATGAGCGCGGATTGTTTTGTATCAAAATTGTCCACCAGATCAGAAATGAACCAGTAATAATCGAGCCCCCCGGTTAATTCATCAAAAAGCCCTGCTCTGGTAGCGTAAGAAAAAAGTCGAGTACGAGCAAAACCAAGTCCGTCACGTTTCACTGCTGCCGACAGGCGTGACTGGTGTCTGACAAGTACATCTTTAAGGCGATCGATATCACCTAGTAAAGAATGCTGCAAAACCTCGTTACTCAATTCAAAAGCGAGATCCTGTTTATGGGCAAGTACTTTTGTAGAAACCACGAATTTTGGTATCAGATTATCATCATTACGGTTTTCCAGATAGGAGGTGAGATAAGTGTTGAATCCGCCAAGATGGGTATCCAGTGCATTATCTAGCTCACCGAAAGTGTGGGACTCAGTAGCAATTGACCCAAGGAGAACAGCCAATAAGTTTGCATAAGGCAGTTGCTCTTCCTGTAAGACCCTGAGATCGAAAAAAAGTCTGATGTAATTGATATCATTTGTAAATGCTTCGTGATGTAAGTAAGGAACACGAGAAACCCGGTGCTGTTCTGCGGTATACCAGTCAACGCCAGGTTCGATATCACTTAAATTCAACAGGGGTATGGTTGCTAACGCTTCAGGGCTATCACCGGCCTTTTGATATTCAATAAGCTGAATCGTTTGCTCCACAAGATCAGCTATTTGATTATCGGAGAGCGTTTGTTTAAAAGCGGCCAATTCGGCTGAGGTATGCAGATCATTTTCCGCTTCCAGTCCCGGTTTGGGATCAAGCGTAAAGAGCAAGGCGTGAGGATTATTTAGAAAATATTCAGTAATCAATTTTTCTAAATATCCTGCGGCAATACCCGTTTTCATGGCGGCCAGCGTTTTTTCATATTCAAGTCCACTGAAGGGTTCGTCTCCCCAAAACCAGGAACTTAAAGCCTGTTGATTATAGGAAAGTCCTTTGTGGGGCGTGTTGCCTTCTCTGAGATGAAACTCCATGCGATTCAATACGCCAGACAGGGCGGCCTGATCTACTCCTTGGGACGCGACATCCCGAAGGGTTTCGAAAACAATACGATAGAATTCATCCGCCTCGTCAGAATTGGCGTTTTGAACACGGACATGAAACACATTTTGGCGTAGATCGTCAACCCAGGCACTGATATCCTGCCCAATGCCAGCCTCCTGTAAAGCCAGGCGGACCGGAGCCGATTCATTATTAAATAACACCTGTGTAAGCACCCGCAATCCCATTACCAACTGCAGGTCAATACTCTGTCCACATACAAAAGAAAGAGATAGATAACTTTGTTGTTCAAGCTCCGAACCTTCTGTGGCAGCATAAGATCCAGCCCCTTTCTTTATGTTTTTGAAGGGGGCCTGAAGAGGCAAATCCACCAATTGAGCCGGACGAACATAGTTTGACAGGTAGTGTGTATCGATAAATTCCAACTCTGATGCAAGATCACCATCACCATAGAGAAAGATGTAGGAGTTTGATGGATGATAGTATTTACGGTGAAAGGCCAAAAAAGCTGTATAGGTTAAAGTTGGTATGGCTGAGGGGTAGCCACCTGACGAAAAGCGATAAGGAGTATCGGGAAATAGATTTTGATCAACCAGATAACCCCATTCGCGGGTGGGGCTTGAAAAGGCACCCTTCATCTCGTTATATACAACACCCTTATAAGTAAGTGCAGAATCGGCATTTTCTAATTCTCGGTGCCAGCCCTCTTGATCCAGGATACGCGGGTCATCATAAATAAGCGGGTTAAAAACGGCATCCAGATAGATGTGCATGAGTGATCGAAAGTCTTTGTCGTTCATACTCGATACAGGATAGAGGGTGATATCACTCCCGGTCATGGCATTAAGAAAGGTATTTAAAGAGCCTTTTGACAAGATATCAAAAGGGCTTTTTACGGGAAAGTTTTTTGAACCATTTAAGACGGAATGTTCCAGGATATGGGGCGTTCCTGCATCAGACTCAGTAATGGTTTTAAAGGTGATACAGAAGGTTTTATTCAGATCGCTATTGGATACTTTAAATAAACGGGCTCCGGATTTTTCATGTGAGAACAGAAAACACTCAGCGTTGACCTCTTTAACAAAACGCTTTTCAAGTAGTTTAAACCCGTGCATGTTCTCTCCTGTCTTTAATTCTGCCGTTAGTGATATGCCCGCCAGTAGCAGGATCATCAAGAAAAAAGATTTACGCATTTTGTGCACCTTAATTAGTGTCCGTCTCTGAACTCTTTTTCCACAATGAAGCAAACGAAATTCACGAAGATACATATGATTTTTCGTAGTATTCGTCAAGTTCGTTGTGGGAAACCGTAGTAGCATCTGCTTCGCGCTTAATTTAGGGGCAGACACAAATTAGAAAAAAATTATTTTTTAAAAAGTTGAACAAATTCAGCAAAAAGATCAGCGTTAAAGTGGGAACCCATTTCATACTTCATGAGCATTAAGGCATCATAAAGTGGCATCGATGGTTTGTAAGACCGCCGGGATGTCAGGGCATCAAAGACATCTGCAATGGCGCAAATGCGACCATATACATGAATCTCATCGCCTCTCAGTCCCTGAGGGTATCCAGTACCATTGTCGCGTTCATGGTGTTGCATGACAATTATTTTACACTCAGGACTCAGGTGATCAGTATCAGAAAGAATCTGGTAACCGCCCAGGGGATGATTCTGCATTAGCTTCCATTCTTCTTCATTGAGTTTCCCGGGTTTGTTGATCAATGAGTCTGGAACATATACTTTCCCCAGATCATGCAGAAAAAAAGCGGCTCCTAATTCTTGCAAATCATGGTGGCTTGAATTGCCGTAGATAGCTTTTGTAAGCAGCACAGATAGCACCCCGACATTCACGGAGTGGGTAAAGGTATAGTGGTCATGAGAAGTGATCTTCAAAAGGTGGGAGGCTGTTTCATCGTCGGCCATAATAAGGTCAACCATCTCTGAAATACCAGCTTTGAAGTGAGTGATATTTTCGACAGAGGGCGCTTTCAGCACCTTATCCATAATATCTAAGGAAACCTCATGGAGATAACTAGCTTTGCGTTTGGGTTCGATGGTAGAGTCTTGAAGAAAGTCACTATATCCTTCGGGTATCAGGGAAGGCCCCTCTTCCCGTGTGGCTTCAATTTCTACGGGACTCTTTTTTATATAGTTGGGTTGTTTTTTTTTGGGCTCCGGACGAACAAGGCTTTTGACGGGATGAACGACAACGGTTTCGATTCCACTCTGAGCGATTTTGGTCAGTTGTGACTGGTGTTTGACCAGAAAACTGCTGCGAACAAAAGAATGGTTAAGCCAATTGCCGGGTAACTCAACGAACATACCAATGCGCAGGTCTTCTATCTTTATTTTTGTTGGGCGGTCAATCGGTCTCATGGCTAAATTTTAAGGCAGTTGACCCCTTCACGCAAACACTATATCAAAAACTTTGATATAGATTTGAGAAAGCCGGGTTTTCACCCGGCTTAATTGGTATAAACACCCATAAAAATCACACCGAGCTAATCAACGATTGCCTTGAAGGTCACCGTGCCGTTGGAACCTGCGGGTAGGGAAAGGGTTCGCGTGAACCTGATATTGGTTACTGGCTCCGATTGAGAAACGTCATAAGAGGTTCCATTGTCATGGCTAAACTCAATGGTCATATTGATACCTACAGCTGTATTCTCAACATAAGTCGTTTCAACCGGGATATCTTCAATAACAACAACACTGGTTGCCAGTCCTTCACCAACATTAGAATAGACAACAGTATAAGTCAGTGTATCTCCAGGAGCGGCCGTGGCAAGATCAACACTTTTTGAAAGTGTCAGTTCGGGCAGCGGCATAGGTTCACCAAATCCGGTAATGGCAAAAGTATAGGGATTTTCGTCATCGTCATCCGAAGCAATATTCACGGTTGCCGTTCGGTTTCCTTCTGCAGACGGAGTAAAGGTGATCCTGAACTCAGTAGTGCCACCACCAGCAGCTATGGCAGCATCAGGGATCTGAGTGATGCTAAAATCGCCAGCATGTGCTCCAGAAAATGTCACAAAAGGAGATGAGCCGGAAAGGTTAAGAGCGGCACTTCCCTGGTTTTCAATGGTGAAGCCAACCGAGAAAGCAGAATCAACAATGGTGCTGTCAAAGACAGTGCTATCTAGAACACTGGGCGTGATATCGCCACTGATGATTGAAAGGCTGTTACCAATCAAATTGATCTCACTGCTAGCGACTCCAGTTCCCTGAATACTAAAGGTAAAAGGATTCTCATCATCATCGTCATTAGCAATACTGATAACGGCATCTCTCTGACCGACTGAGGTTGGATCAAAAGTTACATCAAAGGTTACCGATCCACCGCTGGCATTAACTGAAGAGCTGGCTGGTTGGGTATTGACCAGAAAATCTCCAGCATGGGTTCCACTTAAAACAACCAGCGGAGTGCCGGTTAATGAAAGGGTTCCACTACCCGTATTAAGCAAGGTAAAAGTATGTATACTGGTGCCGGTCAGAATATCAAGACTCCCAAAAGCAGTTGAGTCAGAGGTAATGGGTGAGCTGTCACCATTGGCAATAGATTCACCATTCCCTTGAACCTCAATTTCGGGTGTAGCAGACCCAATTCCCTGGATAATAAAGGTGTAAGGATCTTCATTCAGATCATTGTTTGCCAGTGATATAGTTGCTTTTCTGATTCCTTCAGCAGTCGGGTCAAAAGTAACGGTAAAGGTGGTAGTATTGTTGGACGCTACAGGAGAGAGCGGAGCGCTTGTAATGCTGAAATCCGCCGGGTGGTCTCCAGTGATAACGACGTGTGGTGAGGGATCATTGAGAATCAGATTTGCATTACCGGTATTAAGAATAGTGAAGATCTGAGCCTGGCTACCGGTAACAATATCTTCGGTTCCAAAGTCAGTATGGTCTGAAGCTGTTGCTGCAGTATCACCATTTGCAATTGCTATCCCATTCCCAGAAATTTCAATCTCGGATGCGAGTCCAAACCCCCGAATATCAAAAGTATAAGGGTTTTCATCAGCATCAGTATTGGCGATACTAACAGAAGCTGTTCTAAGACCTTCAACTGTTGGAATAAAACGGATATCAAAACTGGTATTTTCGCCAGAGACAATGGTTTCACCAGGATCTGAGGTTACCACAAATTCATCAGCGTGAGTGCCGGAAATAGAGATTTTTGGTGAGCCATTCAGTGTTAGATCAGCCCCGCTGATATTCAGAACCTGAAAGGTATGGATCACAGAGTCGATCACAGCATCAACAGAACCGAAATCAGTATGATCTGCTGTTGTTGGAGAGGTATCACCATCAACAATACTGACATTATTACCCTTGACATCAATTTCCGGCTCAGATTGTTGATAAACACCGGCATCAAGACTGGAATTGAAAACACCCGTAGTCAGGGTAAATGAGTGGGATCGACCGTCTGAGGTATAGGTGTCACTATCCAGGGCATCATCACTACCGGCATCCTGGGGCGAAAAGACATAACCTGCTGGTAAACCGGTAAAATATAGGCGATAGGTTTGATTACTTAGACCCGAGAATGAGTAGTAACCAGATGCATCAGTTGTGGTTGTTGCCACACTGGCGCCACCACCATCGATCTTGATCTCAACATCGATTCCAGGCACACCGGATTCACCAGCATCCTGAATACCGTCCTCATTCACATCAAGCCAGACATAGTCACCAACACCAGTGGCTTTAAAGCCGGCATCCTGAGTATTATCAATAGAACCAGCACTGATGGTAAACGTGGCTGTTTTTGCTGTGGATGGATCAGCATCACTATCAACCTCATCATCGGCACCCTGGTCTTGGGCTGAGAGCGTGAAGCCAGCCGGTGGATTCGTAAACGTGAGATAGTATTCGGAGGGAGCCAGATTCTCAAAGACATAGGCGCCATCAGAACCCGTAACAACGGAGTTAAGGAAGGAATCATCACCATCATAAAGTGAAACAGTAACATCAGCGAAACCGGCTTCACCAGCATCCTGAATACCATCACCATCACTATCCAGCCAGACCTTGTTACCCAAGGTCCCGGTGGTTGGCAAAGGAGATTCAGCTAGGGGACAAGAAGCCGCATCATTTTGGTTGGTGGCAACAGCCTGACCCACATAAACGGTTTCATATGAAGTTATATTGACCTTATACATCAGTCCGCTGGTGTTATTGGAAACATAAACATAACCGTCTGAAGCAGACCAGGCTGCTCCATAAGCATTGCCATTGGTACCGGCATTTAAATCATCAGCCAATTTACCAGTCAGTGTTTGAGTGCTGACAGTATTACTTACCGGGTTATAGATGTATAGGGTAAGGCCGCTAACACCATAGAAATTGCCATCGTTATCCAGATAGGCCATGTCTGCAGCCAGAAAATCACCCCCACTGGCAAGTGTTGTGGTGACAGATCCAGAGCTTACATCAAAGATACCAAATTGATTTTTATCACCGGGATTCAAAAAATAAAGATCACCGGAGCCATTAAAATCTCCCACCCATGATGAAAAAGGTATGGTAATGGATGACAAAACAGTAATGTCACCGTTTGCATCGATCCGTACCATATAGTCACCCGATACGACACTACCTCGTTCAAAACCATATAACAGACCATCTTCGAGGTTGTAACCAACTGCATTGATGGGATATCCGGCAGTTGCGATGGTTGTGTATGTGTAAGGACTGGTGGTTGCATCCAGGTAGGCAATAATACCCGTTGCATCATAGATCTGGAAGAAGTTGGGCACACAGGCAATGGGAGAGCCTGGCCCAGTTCCGTTTCCCTGGATCGCAAAGGTATAAGGGCTTTCATTGGTGTCATTGCTGGTAATTGAGACCGAAGCATTGCGGAGACCCACAATGGCTGGATCAAAAGCAATGGTAAAGGTTGTATTGCTTCCAGAATTCACTGGGGATGAGGGTTGTGTTGTCACTGAAAAATCAGCTGCATGATCGCCAAGAAGGGTGACCTTGGGAGTTCCTGTCAGGTTCAGAGCAGAACTACCGGAGTTGGAAATAGTATAGGTTACATATTGGGTACCCAGGTTCGCGTCAACATCACCTAAATAGGTACTGTCAGACATACTGGGAGAACTATCACCATTGTTGATGGTGAGACTATTCCCACTGACCAGCATTTCAGGTGCTGTTGTGCCGGTTCCCTGTATATCAAAAGTGTAGGGATTCTCATTCTGATCACTATTGCCAATACTGACTGTTGCTTCCCGTGATTCTGTTCCAGATGGATCAAAAGTGATGGTCAGGATCACTGAACTGCTGGGAGCCACCAGCGGAGCGGGCTCTGCTGTTACCGTAAAGTCTGCAGCATGAGTACCGGTTATACTGATGATGGGTGTTTCCCCCAGGACCAGATCATCCGAGCCATAATTATGGATCACAAAGTTCTGAGAAGCGGTAAAACCACCAACCACTTCCACGCTGCCAAAGTTCGTTCCGTCACTGACATCAGGTGATGGGTCACCATCAGGAATATCGATCATGTTGCCCTGAACGTTCATCTCAGATTGTGAATTTGGATCGTAAATACCAGTTCCTTGAACCGCAAAGGTATAAGGGTTCTCATCAGAGTCATTATTTTGAATACTGATGGTGGCCTGGCGGATACCCCGGGCTGCTGGTGTAAAGGTAACTTCAAAGGTGGTTGTAGCGCTGTCAATGGCAATGGAGGTGGCCGGACTGCTGGTTATGCTGAATTCTGATGCGTTTGCTCCAGTAATATCAACATAGGGTGGAGGTCCGGTCAGGTTTAGAGTCTCATACCCGATATTACGGATAACAAACGGCGAGGTTGTGGGAACCCCGGAGATATTTGCTGTCCCCAGATCAGTATAGTCGGTCTGGCTTGGAAGATTATCACCTGAGTCGATGACATTGCCATTGCCCAGAACTTCTATTTCTTCATCAAGTGTTGATGTTCCCAGCCCTTTAATAGCAAAATTATAAGGATTTTCATCGTCATCATCATTTTGGATTGTGATCGTAGCTGACCGTACGCCTGTTGTTGTGGGATCAAAAGTGATCTGAAAATCCACCGTTCCGCTAGCAGCCAGAGTGGCCGATGGCGGTTGTTGGGCGACGAGGAAATCTCCGGCATTAACCCCGGTGATCTGAATAATTGGTAAGCCGGACAGAGCTAAAGCGCCAGACCCCGTGTTGTTGATCGTGAAAGTATGAGAGACTTGATCTGCAAAAATATCTTGGCTGCCAAAATCGGTTAGGTCTTCAGCAGAGGGTGATGTGGAACCATCCAGAATTAACTCAATGCCTCCCAAAACTTCCATTTCAGGATAGGACGTTCCAGTACCCTGTATATCAAAAGTGTAGGGATCCTCATCTGTATCCGAATTGGCAATTGACAAGGTCGCTGTTCGCAAACCATCAGCTGTTGGGTTAAACCGAACAGTAAAGGTGGTTGAATCGTCATCCGCAATCGGTGTTGTGGGAATTTCGGTGATTGTAAATTCAGCAGCATGGGATCCACTAATCACCACATATGGAGAAGCACCAGTTAGCGTTAATGCTGCGCTTCCATAATTGATAATAGAAAAGATTGCTTCGTTAGTGCCTGAAACAACATCGGCACTTCCCAGGTCAGTTGAGTCAAGCGTGGAGGGACTGTCGTCGCCATCCAGAATTAAGACCCCTCGTCCCTTTAGCACTATTTCTGGAGCCAGGCCGGTTCCCTGAATATTAAAGT
This portion of the Candidatus Neomarinimicrobiota bacterium genome encodes:
- a CDS encoding choice-of-anchor D domain-containing protein, with translation MSNSKVFGQCNSTGNTSYATGTRRVIFNTIDNSTPEEYNAYSDFTSMSTNVGQTGSYDLTVNVNTDGNYTVHTLVWIDWNQDLDFDDAGETYDLGTARNVSNSPTTLSPISITIPGAAALGSTTMRVSTKYNSDPSACETGFDGEVEDYSINVTTPPNPEMDVAGNSTSIFDGDTSPSVNDDTYFGSADIVSGSVSHIFTISNSGNSSLDLGGNPIVAISGSHAADFTVTAQPANNVSAGSNSLFHVSFDPSASGARNASVSISNNDADENPYTFDIQGTGTAVPEIDIQGNGTSISDGDTSPSGSNDTDFSTADIYGGANTHTFTIHNSGSGALSLSGTPLVAVSGSGAAEFIVSQQPASSTVAAQGGTQTFQVTFDPTATGLRQATISVTNDDGDESPYTFAVQGTGTINPEIDIKANGVSIADDDFSPTVTDSTDFGSTQVGDDSKIVTFTIYNTGPATLNLTGSWPLIEITGTHAGDFSVHTAPSGSIAPGGNSIFQIAFDPITSGDRSAILTINNNDLNEDSYSFAIEGTGSYATAPLSEIDVQGNLISIPDGDNSPSSSDGTDLGSVAVDGSTTSQTFTIDNNGTEDLLLTSSPVVTISGVHAADFTISQQPSSPIAPSGTVSFVVVFDPSNGGTRSAYVSIENNDADESPYTFTLQGEGATSPEIKVTGNNLEIVDGDASPSLTDSTYFGDVTASLGINHVTYTIHNLGSTTLNLTGTPLVNILGDAAAEYAVTSLPSSAISAGGSTTFTVSFDPNQVGLRNASLSIASDDADENPYSFAIQGNGTGPGSPLACVPNFFHIFGDNGTVTYLDASTNPYSYTTIAVAGYHVNGMGYNLEDGLLYGFEMDGDVSGDNIVRIDGQGTITVLSSITIPYLSWRADFNDSGEMYFWDDNGDNISVFDASTGTVTSQNTGGTDWLPIDMAYLNDDGHFYGIHVTTLYDYDPVGNSVSTSAITGRLADEYSTGTNSIYYGAAWSANDGYIYTTNSQSGRMYKINVSSGESVFVGQAEANLNKSDGASCPLAESPLPTTGSVGDKVWIDTDGDGIQDAGEPGLSGVTVSLYGKDNPFIASTTTDENGEYLFENLSPSEYYIIFSAAPAGFSFTLQNQGSDDVSDSDADPADGRTADFFVGVGSIEEGMDAGFTATGVGDFVWLDTDEDGIQDTGEAGIPGIDVEIKVDGGASVATTTTDASGFYFFTNLNSGTTYRLYFTNIPAGYVFSPQDAGSNDALDSDSYTSDGRSHSFSLSSGEFNSSLDAGLYQNTNPEMNVTGNSVNIPDGDTTPGTADHTDFGAALISGSTVVRTFTIENISGPDLTLNGTPLVSISGDHASDFSLTTTPATTVSSGNNTTFQITFDPSEGGLRSAVLTISNTDADENPYDFNIQGTGLAPEIVLKGRGVLILDGDDSPSTLDSTDLGSADVVSGTNEAIFSIINYGSAALTLTGASPYVVISGSHAAEFTITEIPTTPIADDDSTTFTVRFNPTADGLRTATLSIANSDTDEDPYTFDIQGTGTSYPEMEVLGGIELILDGSTSPSAEDLTDFGSQDIFADQVSHTFTINNTGSGALALSGLPIIQITGVNAGDFLVAQQPPSATLAASGTVDFQITFDPTTTGVRSATITIQNDDDDENPYNFAIKGLGTSTLDEEIEVLGNGNVIDSGDNLPSQTDYTDLGTANISGVPTTSPFVIRNIGYETLNLTGPPPYVDITGANASEFSITSSPATSIAIDSATTTFEVTFTPAARGIRQATISIQNNDSDENPYTFAVQGTGIYDPNSQSEMNVQGNMIDIPDGDPSPDVSDGTNFGSVEVVGGFTASQNFVIHNYGSDDLVLGETPIISITGTHAADFTVTAEPAPLVAPSSSVILTITFDPSGTESREATVSIGNSDQNENPYTFDIQGTGTTAPEMLVSGNSLTINNGDSSPSMSDSTYLGDVDANLGTQYVTYTISNSGSSALNLTGTPKVTLLGDHAADFSVTTQPSSPVNSGSNTTFTIAFDPAIVGLRNASVSITSNDTNESPYTFAIQGNGTGPGSPIACVPNFFQIYDATGIIAYLDATTSPYTYTTIATAGYPINAVGYNLEDGLLYGFERGSVVSGDYMVRIDANGDITVLSSITIPFSSWVGDFNGSGDLYFLNPGDKNQFGIFDVSSGSVTTTLASGGDFLAADMAYLDNDGNFYGVSGLTLYIYNPVSNTVSTQTLTGKLADDLNAGTNGNAYGAAWSASDGYVYVSNNTSGLMYKVNITSYETVYVGQAVATNQNDAASCPLAESPLPTTGTLGNKVWLDSDGDGIQDAGEAGFADVTVSLYDGDDSFLNSVVTGSDGAYVFENLAPSEYYLTFTNPPAGFTLSAQDQGADDEVDSDADPSTAKTATFTISAGSIDNTQDAGFKATGVGDYVWLDVNEDGIQDAGESGVPGIDVEIKIDGGGASVATTTTDASGYYSFSGLSNQTYRLYFTGLPAGYVFSPQDAGSDDALDSDTYTSDGRSHSFTLTTGVFNSSLDAGVYQQSEPEIDVKGNNVSIVDGDTSPTTADHTDFGSVDAVIDSVIHTFQVLNISGADLTLNGSPKISISGTHADEFVVTSDPGETIVSGENTSFDIRFIPTVEGLRTASVSIANTDADENPYTFDIRGFGLASEIEISGNGIAIANGDTAATASDHTDFGTEDIVTGSQAQIFTILNTGNANLILNDPSPHVVITGDHPADFSITSAPLSPVASNNTTTFTVTFDPTAEGIRKATISLANNDLNEDPYTFIIQGIGSATPEIEVQGNGESIANGDSSPITSDSTAFGSLDILTGTSIHTFTLLNTGSGTLSLTGTPLVVLSGTHAGDFLVNTQPASSSVNASGGSVTFDVTFDPTSVGQRDAVISIANDDDDENPFTFSIQGTGVASSEINLIGNSLSIISGDITPSVLDSTVFDSTIVDSAFSVGFTIENQGSAALNLSGSSPFVTFSGAHAGDFSITQIPDAAIAAGGGTTEFRITFTPSAEGNRTATVNIASDDDDENPYTFAITGFGEPMPLPELTLSKSVDLATAAPGDTLTYTVVYSNVGEGLATSVVVIEDIPVETTYVENTAVGINMTIEFSHDNGTSYDVSQSEPVTNIRFTRTLSLPAGSNGTVTFKAIVD
- a CDS encoding insulinase family protein — protein: MRKSFFLMILLLAGISLTAELKTGENMHGFKLLEKRFVKEVNAECFLFSHEKSGARLFKVSNSDLNKTFCITFKTITESDAGTPHILEHSVLNGSKNFPVKSPFDILSKGSLNTFLNAMTGSDITLYPVSSMNDKDFRSLMHIYLDAVFNPLIYDDPRILDQEGWHRELENADSALTYKGVVYNEMKGAFSSPTREWGYLVDQNLFPDTPYRFSSGGYPSAIPTLTYTAFLAFHRKYYHPSNSYIFLYGDGDLASELEFIDTHYLSNYVRPAQLVDLPLQAPFKNIKKGAGSYAATEGSELEQQSYLSLSFVCGQSIDLQLVMGLRVLTQVLFNNESAPVRLALQEAGIGQDISAWVDDLRQNVFHVRVQNANSDEADEFYRIVFETLRDVASQGVDQAALSGVLNRMEFHLREGNTPHKGLSYNQQALSSWFWGDEPFSGLEYEKTLAAMKTGIAAGYLEKLITEYFLNNPHALLFTLDPKPGLEAENDLHTSAELAAFKQTLSDNQIADLVEQTIQLIEYQKAGDSPEALATIPLLNLSDIEPGVDWYTAEQHRVSRVPYLHHEAFTNDINYIRLFFDLRVLQEEQLPYANLLAVLLGSIATESHTFGELDNALDTHLGGFNTYLTSYLENRNDDNLIPKFVVSTKVLAHKQDLAFELSNEVLQHSLLGDIDRLKDVLVRHQSRLSAAVKRDGLGFARTRLFSYATRAGLFDELTGGLDYYWFISDLVDNFDTKQSALISDLQNVSELLFSRKNLVASVTCSGEALKPFKKELRSFSKRLPNNKPVYLDWRLRSTLKNEGLMAASKVQYVLQGGDFTDLGYQWDGQILVLNQIISREWLKNQVRVIGGAYGGFARFSPSGRVYFGSYRDPNLTETLVNYSNTPAFLSSLDLDDTEMTRFIIGTISGMDRPLTSSQRGGVAVARFFSKTSRAQLQSERDAVLSTTLADIKAYDQMVADILNNSTICVYGNEDKLKQNKKLFEKLIVID
- a CDS encoding HD-GYP domain-containing protein, whose translation is MRPIDRPTKIKIEDLRIGMFVELPGNWLNHSFVRSSFLVKHQSQLTKIAQSGIETVVVHPVKSLVRPEPKKKQPNYIKKSPVEIEATREEGPSLIPEGYSDFLQDSTIEPKRKASYLHEVSLDIMDKVLKAPSVENITHFKAGISEMVDLIMADDETASHLLKITSHDHYTFTHSVNVGVLSVLLTKAIYGNSSHHDLQELGAAFFLHDLGKVYVPDSLINKPGKLNEEEWKLMQNHPLGGYQILSDTDHLSPECKIIVMQHHERDNGTGYPQGLRGDEIHVYGRICAIADVFDALTSRRSYKPSMPLYDALMLMKYEMGSHFNADLFAEFVQLFKK